A genomic window from Streptomyces mirabilis includes:
- a CDS encoding SDR family oxidoreductase: protein MTILTTPILVTGGTGTLGSHVVPLLRAAGREVRILSRHSRESVADPGVEYVAVDLLTGEGIEPALAGVDTVLHLAGGNKGDDSATRNLVRAATNAGVRHLVHISVIGADTMPIGWFRTQLAAEREVTESGIPWTMLRAAQFHDLVLTMAEKMAKLPVVPVPGGLRFQPVDSREVAARLVELTLGDPAGLVPDLVGPTVYGLGDLVRGYLEADGRRRPLLPLRMPGKAGRAYRAGDNLSLTDADTGKRTWEKFLAERVG from the coding sequence ATGACGATTTTGACGACACCCATCCTGGTCACCGGCGGCACGGGAACCCTCGGGAGCCATGTCGTCCCGCTGCTGCGGGCGGCCGGTCGCGAGGTGCGGATCCTCAGCCGCCACAGCCGTGAGTCCGTGGCGGACCCCGGCGTCGAGTACGTCGCGGTCGACCTGCTCACGGGCGAGGGGATCGAGCCCGCGCTGGCGGGGGTGGACACCGTCCTGCACCTGGCGGGAGGCAACAAGGGAGACGACAGCGCGACGCGGAATCTGGTGCGGGCCGCGACGAACGCCGGTGTACGCCACCTCGTGCACATCTCGGTCATCGGCGCGGACACGATGCCGATCGGCTGGTTCAGGACCCAGCTGGCGGCCGAGCGGGAGGTCACGGAGTCCGGCATTCCGTGGACGATGCTGCGTGCGGCCCAGTTCCACGACCTCGTCCTGACGATGGCGGAGAAGATGGCGAAGCTGCCGGTCGTCCCGGTCCCCGGCGGACTGAGGTTCCAGCCGGTGGACTCGCGCGAGGTGGCGGCCCGGCTGGTCGAGTTGACGCTCGGGGACCCGGCCGGTCTCGTCCCCGACCTGGTCGGCCCGACGGTGTACGGCCTCGGTGACCTCGTTCGCGGCTACCTCGAGGCCGACGGCAGGCGCCGCCCGCTGCTTCCCCTGCGGATGCCCGGAAAGGCCGGCCGCGCCTACCGGGCCGGCGACAACCTCTCCCTCACCGACGCCGACACCGGCAAGCGCACATGGGAGAAGTTCCTCGCGGAGCGGGTGGGTTGA
- a CDS encoding PP2C family protein-serine/threonine phosphatase: protein MPVPIPRQRAIPAVESGQAQGAFSPGGPSGEATGGPAGAAPAPHAATTPVDSTTNLTLLVIEDDPAGSLSVPEMLDAAGKPIRIRTARNLTEAERLLTDDVHCILLDLALPAPGRAATESDDELTTLKHVLRLAPRHAVLALTASGDAERGAEAVRVGAQDYLFRDELDGRLLSRAIRYAVERKRSDKAERRLTESRLRAQENARLERGLLPTPLLEGSSLRFAARYRPGRSRALLGGDFYDTVRTPDGTVHAMIGDVCGHGPDEAALGVELRIAWRALTFAGLCGDELLSTLQQVLEHERENDEIFATLCTVDIAPDGRRAGLCLAGHPSPLISRPGRPAELLPYENGGPALGLLHGARWPRQQVELGGEWSLMLYTDGLIEGHIGEGKERLGQDGMVDLVRRRLAEGLAGEELLRATVNEVRDLNGGELTDDVAVLLLDRTP from the coding sequence ATGCCCGTACCCATACCGCGGCAGAGAGCGATCCCGGCCGTGGAGAGCGGTCAGGCTCAAGGCGCGTTCTCACCCGGCGGCCCATCCGGAGAAGCGACCGGCGGCCCGGCCGGGGCAGCACCGGCGCCCCACGCCGCCACGACCCCGGTCGACAGCACCACGAATCTGACCCTGCTGGTCATCGAGGACGACCCGGCGGGTTCGCTCAGCGTGCCCGAGATGCTCGACGCGGCCGGCAAGCCGATCCGCATCCGGACCGCCCGCAACCTCACCGAGGCCGAGCGGCTGCTCACCGACGACGTCCACTGCATCCTGCTCGACCTCGCGCTGCCCGCCCCCGGCCGGGCGGCCACCGAGAGCGACGACGAGCTGACCACGCTCAAGCACGTGCTGCGGCTCGCGCCCCGGCACGCCGTCCTCGCGCTCACCGCCTCCGGTGACGCCGAGCGCGGCGCGGAGGCGGTGCGCGTCGGCGCCCAGGACTATCTGTTCCGCGACGAGCTGGACGGACGGCTGCTGAGCCGCGCGATCCGGTACGCGGTGGAGCGGAAACGTTCCGACAAGGCCGAGCGCCGACTCACCGAGTCCAGGCTGCGCGCCCAGGAGAACGCCCGCCTGGAGCGCGGTCTGCTGCCGACCCCTCTCCTGGAGGGCTCCTCGCTCCGCTTCGCCGCGCGCTACCGCCCGGGGCGCTCCCGCGCCCTGCTCGGCGGCGACTTCTACGACACGGTCCGTACGCCCGACGGCACGGTGCACGCCATGATCGGCGATGTCTGCGGACACGGGCCCGACGAGGCCGCGCTCGGCGTGGAGCTGCGCATCGCCTGGCGGGCGCTGACGTTCGCGGGCCTGTGCGGCGACGAACTCCTGTCCACCCTCCAGCAGGTCCTGGAGCACGAGCGCGAGAACGACGAGATCTTCGCGACGCTGTGCACGGTGGACATCGCGCCGGACGGGCGCCGCGCCGGGCTCTGCCTGGCGGGTCACCCGTCCCCGCTGATCTCCCGCCCCGGCCGCCCCGCCGAGCTACTGCCGTACGAGAACGGCGGCCCGGCGCTCGGCCTGCTGCACGGTGCCCGCTGGCCGCGCCAGCAGGTGGAGCTGGGCGGCGAGTGGAGTCTGATGCTCTACACCGACGGCCTGATCGAGGGTCACATCGGCGAGGGCAAGGAGCGGCTGGGCCAGGACGGCATGGTGGACCTGGTACGCCGCCGGCTCGCCGAGGGCCTGGCGGGCGAGGAGTTGCTGCGGGCGACGGTGAACGAGGTCAGGGACCTCAACGGCGGAGAGCTGACGGACGACGTGGCGGTGCTCCTGCTGGACCGGACGCCGTGA
- a CDS encoding C40 family peptidase codes for MGSGKRSLTTAAMVLACACAVLSASGVAYASPTPAPTRTPTPTPTTSPAGKDLEAIRKKLDALYHDAAVATDAYNAAEEQAKQQSAEIVDLARVIVKGQDKLDELKDRAGAAARAQYRGGGLPPEMRLWLSDNPQQYLDGAGRVLQGEHATKGLLAEMTRTQQDLQQYAKDASAQWQKLEANRQAKATAQKEIKKQIAAAEKLESQLQKKEKERLARLEEEAAYTAQTAWLSSGVLAEISGKASEQGKKAVKFATGQIGKPYEWGAEGPGSYDCSGLTSQAWAAAGHGIPRTSQEQWKQLPHVDVKDMRPGDLIIYFDDASHVAMYIGDGAIVHAPRPGRTVTIAGAGSMPILGVVRPDA; via the coding sequence ATGGGATCCGGCAAGCGGAGCCTGACCACGGCGGCCATGGTTCTGGCCTGTGCCTGCGCGGTGCTGTCGGCATCGGGCGTGGCGTACGCGAGCCCGACACCAGCGCCCACGCGCACACCGACACCGACCCCGACAACCTCGCCGGCGGGCAAGGACCTTGAGGCGATCCGCAAGAAGCTGGACGCTCTCTACCACGACGCGGCGGTCGCCACGGACGCGTACAACGCCGCCGAGGAGCAGGCCAAGCAGCAGTCGGCCGAGATCGTCGACCTGGCCCGCGTGATCGTCAAGGGCCAGGACAAGCTGGACGAGTTGAAGGACCGCGCGGGCGCCGCGGCCCGGGCGCAGTACCGGGGCGGCGGTCTGCCGCCCGAGATGCGGCTGTGGCTGAGCGACAACCCCCAGCAGTACCTGGACGGCGCGGGGCGGGTGCTCCAGGGCGAGCACGCGACCAAGGGACTGCTCGCCGAGATGACCCGCACGCAGCAGGACTTGCAGCAGTACGCGAAGGACGCCTCCGCGCAGTGGCAGAAGCTGGAGGCCAACCGCCAGGCCAAGGCCACGGCGCAGAAGGAGATCAAGAAACAGATCGCCGCCGCCGAGAAGCTGGAGTCCCAGCTCCAGAAGAAGGAGAAGGAGCGGCTGGCGAGGCTCGAGGAGGAGGCCGCGTACACGGCGCAGACGGCCTGGCTGAGTTCCGGCGTCCTCGCCGAGATCAGCGGCAAGGCGTCCGAGCAGGGCAAGAAGGCGGTGAAGTTCGCCACCGGCCAGATCGGCAAGCCGTACGAGTGGGGCGCCGAGGGCCCGGGCTCGTACGACTGCTCGGGGCTGACCTCACAGGCCTGGGCCGCCGCCGGCCACGGCATTCCGCGCACCTCGCAGGAGCAGTGGAAGCAGCTTCCCCATGTCGACGTCAAGGACATGCGCCCCGGCGACCTGATCATCTATTTCGACGACGCCAGCCATGTGGCGATGTACATCGGCGACGGCGCGATCGTGCACGCGCCGCGGCCGGGCCGGACGGTGACGATCGCGGGGGCCGGGTCCATGCCGATACTGGGCGTCGTACGACCGGACGCGTGA
- a CDS encoding sigma-70 family RNA polymerase sigma factor, with protein MGENVVAAERFEEHRSHLRAVAYRMLGSLSEADDALQEAWLRVGRADTSGVENLAGWLTTVVARVCLNLLRTRERQREEPLDVHVDARVADAVVGPAGGRDPEEEAVLADSVGVALLVVLDTLGPAERLAFVLHDMFAVPFDEIGPMLERSPAAVRQLASRARRRVKGASPLPEADLARRYRVVDAFLAATRGGNFDALVALLHPDVVLHADKAVIPTPEPVVVRGAHTVAKGAMAATGRAAFTGVALVDGTVGLAMAPRGRLSVVLVFAFADGLITAIDVIAEPERLGRLEIAVLDN; from the coding sequence GTGGGGGAGAACGTGGTGGCGGCGGAACGTTTCGAGGAACACCGGTCCCATCTGCGCGCGGTGGCCTACCGCATGCTCGGCTCGCTGAGCGAGGCCGACGACGCCCTCCAGGAGGCCTGGCTGCGCGTCGGCCGCGCCGACACGAGCGGCGTCGAGAACCTCGCCGGATGGCTGACCACGGTCGTCGCCCGGGTCTGTCTGAACCTGCTCCGCACGCGCGAACGACAGCGCGAGGAGCCCCTCGACGTCCACGTCGACGCACGGGTCGCCGATGCCGTCGTCGGTCCGGCGGGCGGCCGGGACCCCGAAGAGGAGGCGGTGCTCGCCGACTCCGTGGGCGTGGCCCTGCTCGTCGTACTCGACACGCTGGGGCCCGCCGAACGGCTCGCCTTCGTGCTGCACGACATGTTCGCCGTGCCCTTCGACGAGATCGGCCCGATGCTCGAACGGTCCCCGGCCGCCGTACGCCAGCTCGCCAGCCGGGCCCGGCGGCGGGTCAAGGGCGCCTCGCCGCTGCCCGAGGCCGATCTGGCACGGCGGTACCGGGTCGTGGACGCGTTCCTCGCCGCCACCCGGGGCGGGAACTTCGACGCGCTGGTCGCCCTGCTCCACCCCGACGTGGTCCTGCACGCCGACAAGGCCGTCATCCCCACCCCCGAACCCGTCGTGGTCCGCGGGGCGCACACCGTGGCCAAGGGCGCGATGGCCGCGACCGGCCGCGCCGCGTTCACCGGGGTCGCGCTCGTCGACGGGACGGTCGGCCTGGCGATGGCTCCGCGCGGCCGGCTTTCCGTGGTACTCGTCTTCGCGTTCGCGGACGGTCTGATCACCGCAATCGACGTGATCGCGGAGCCGGAACGACTGGGCCGACTCGAAATCGCCGTTCTCGACAACTGA
- a CDS encoding helix-turn-helix transcriptional regulator — MASLNVGNLGEYLREQRRNAQLSLRQLADAAGVSNPYLSQIERGLRKPSAEVLQQVAKALRISAETLYVRAGILDAERDRDEVETRAVILADPTLNERQKQVLLQIYESFRKENGFEITPDLAQNVTQDMAQDEAQGMAEHISGTQQAPDTAVRGPRTADGSDADPQQTAS; from the coding sequence ATGGCATCACTCAACGTCGGCAATCTCGGTGAGTATCTGCGCGAGCAGCGGCGCAACGCGCAGCTGTCGCTGCGGCAGCTCGCCGACGCCGCCGGGGTGTCCAACCCGTATCTGAGCCAGATCGAGCGCGGGCTGCGCAAGCCGAGTGCGGAGGTGTTGCAGCAGGTCGCGAAGGCGCTGCGGATCTCCGCCGAGACGCTGTACGTGCGAGCCGGCATCCTCGACGCCGAGCGGGACCGGGACGAGGTGGAGACACGTGCCGTCATCCTCGCCGATCCCACGCTGAACGAGCGGCAGAAGCAGGTGCTGCTCCAGATCTACGAGTCCTTCCGCAAGGAGAACGGATTCGAGATCACGCCGGACCTGGCCCAGAACGTGACTCAGGACATGGCGCAGGACGAGGCACAGGGCATGGCAGAGCACATATCGGGCACCCAGCAAGCGCCGGACACCGCCGTCCGGGGCCCCCGCACGGCCGACGGCAGCGATGCCGATCCGCAGCAGACCGCCAGTTGA
- a CDS encoding nitroreductase/quinone reductase family protein, translating to MPNPFNQQVIEEFRAHHGKVGGYFEGARLLLLTTTGARTGTPHTTPVGYYPDGGDRVIVIASAGGAHRHPDWYRNLVAHPRVRVESGVFAYDAEAVVLEGAERDRLFARAVEADQGWAEYQAKTDRVIPVVALREIPGNGPPHVDAGSPGEALRVVHDAFRRELALIRQEFAVSGSSLGAQLRVNCLSLCQGLHRHHAGEDLGLFRVLANRHPGLTPVLDRLRVEHERITVLIEELRRVVGERPAVPTRVLPEVVRLTEELEAHLAYEEEQLTPALEAVTIP from the coding sequence ATGCCCAACCCCTTCAATCAGCAAGTCATCGAAGAGTTCCGCGCCCACCACGGGAAAGTCGGCGGATATTTCGAGGGAGCCCGGCTCCTTCTGCTCACCACCACCGGCGCCCGCACCGGAACCCCGCACACCACCCCCGTCGGCTACTACCCCGACGGCGGCGACCGCGTCATCGTCATCGCCTCCGCCGGGGGCGCGCACCGGCACCCGGACTGGTACCGCAACCTCGTCGCCCACCCGCGCGTGCGGGTCGAGAGCGGCGTCTTCGCCTACGACGCCGAGGCCGTCGTCCTCGAGGGCGCCGAGCGCGACCGGCTCTTCGCCCGCGCGGTGGAGGCCGACCAGGGATGGGCGGAGTACCAGGCGAAGACGGACCGGGTGATCCCCGTCGTCGCGCTCCGCGAGATCCCCGGGAACGGTCCGCCGCACGTCGACGCGGGCTCGCCGGGCGAGGCACTGAGGGTCGTCCACGACGCCTTCCGGCGCGAACTGGCGCTCATCCGCCAAGAGTTCGCCGTCTCGGGCAGTTCCCTCGGCGCCCAGCTCCGGGTCAACTGCCTCTCCCTCTGCCAGGGCCTGCACCGGCACCACGCCGGCGAGGACCTCGGTCTCTTCCGTGTCCTCGCCAACCGCCACCCCGGCCTCACCCCGGTCCTGGACCGGCTGCGCGTCGAACACGAGCGGATCACGGTGCTGATCGAGGAGTTGCGCCGGGTGGTCGGCGAGCGGCCCGCGGTCCCGACCCGCGTACTCCCCGAGGTGGTGCGCCTGACGGAGGAGCTGGAAGCCCATCTCGCCTACGAGGAGGAACAGTTGACCCCGGCCCTGGAGGCAGTGACCATCCCCTGA
- the rox gene encoding rifampin monooxygenase, giving the protein MIDVIVVGGGPTGLMLAGELRLHGVHVVVLDKLTEPTEESRGRGLHTRSVEIMDQRGLLDRFLAVSEKFQVGGFFGGILKPWPDRLDTAHPYGLSTLQPTTERLLNERALELGAEIRRGCEVVGLSQSDDGAGSGVTVELADGTHLRSRYLVGCDGGRSVVRKELGVGFPGEPAKVETLLGDMEMTEDQATVSAVVEEVRKTQLRFGTIPNGDGTYRVIVPAEGVSEDRMTAPTIEEFKQRLRAVAGTDFGVHSPRRLSRFGDATRQAERYRVGRVLLAGDAAHIHPPTGGQGLNLGVQDAFNLGWKLAAEANGWAPEGLLDSYHAERHPVGARVLDNTRAQITLLGTDPGATALRELLSKLMDFEEVNRYVTGMITAVGVRYDFGQGHELLGGRMRDVGLKRGRLYELMHAGRGLLLDQTGRLSVAGWADRVDHVVDVSEELDVPAVLLRPDGHVAWVGEDQRDLVGRLPEWFGAAVG; this is encoded by the coding sequence ATGATTGACGTGATCGTGGTCGGCGGTGGACCGACCGGCTTGATGCTGGCCGGAGAGTTGCGGCTGCACGGTGTGCACGTGGTCGTACTGGACAAGTTGACCGAACCGACCGAGGAGTCCCGCGGGCGCGGCCTGCACACGCGCAGCGTCGAGATCATGGATCAGCGCGGTCTGCTGGACCGATTCCTCGCGGTCAGTGAGAAGTTCCAGGTCGGCGGTTTCTTCGGCGGCATCCTCAAGCCGTGGCCGGACCGGTTGGACACGGCTCACCCGTACGGTCTGTCCACCCTGCAGCCGACCACCGAGCGGCTGCTCAACGAGCGTGCCCTCGAACTCGGCGCCGAGATCCGGCGTGGCTGCGAAGTGGTCGGGTTGAGTCAGTCCGACGACGGGGCCGGGTCCGGGGTGACCGTCGAGCTGGCGGACGGCACGCACCTGCGCTCGCGCTATCTCGTCGGATGCGACGGTGGCCGCAGCGTGGTGCGCAAGGAGCTCGGTGTCGGTTTCCCCGGTGAGCCCGCCAAGGTCGAGACGCTGCTGGGCGACATGGAGATGACCGAGGATCAGGCGACGGTCTCCGCCGTCGTCGAGGAAGTCCGCAAGACCCAACTGCGGTTCGGCACCATCCCCAACGGGGACGGCACGTACCGCGTCATCGTGCCCGCCGAGGGCGTGTCCGAGGACCGTATGACCGCGCCGACCATCGAGGAGTTCAAGCAGCGGCTGCGGGCCGTCGCGGGCACCGACTTCGGCGTGCACTCGCCGCGCCGGCTGTCCCGGTTCGGCGACGCCACCCGGCAGGCCGAGCGCTACCGGGTCGGCCGGGTGCTGCTGGCCGGCGACGCGGCGCACATCCACCCGCCGACCGGCGGGCAGGGACTCAACCTCGGCGTGCAGGACGCGTTCAACCTCGGCTGGAAACTGGCCGCCGAGGCCAACGGCTGGGCACCGGAGGGGCTCCTCGACAGCTACCACGCCGAACGGCACCCGGTGGGCGCCCGCGTGCTGGACAACACCCGCGCGCAGATCACGCTGCTGGGGACCGATCCGGGTGCGACCGCGCTGCGGGAGCTGTTGTCGAAGCTGATGGACTTCGAGGAGGTGAACCGGTACGTGACCGGGATGATCACCGCGGTCGGGGTCCGCTACGACTTCGGCCAGGGCCATGAACTGCTCGGCGGGCGGATGCGGGACGTGGGGCTGAAGCGGGGGCGCCTCTATGAGCTGATGCACGCCGGTCGCGGGCTGCTCCTCGACCAGACAGGCCGGCTCTCGGTGGCGGGCTGGGCGGACCGGGTCGACCACGTCGTCGACGTCAGCGAGGAACTGGACGTGCCCGCGGTGCTGCTGCGGCCGGACGGCCATGTGGCGTGGGTCGGTGAGGACCAGCGGGATCTGGTCGGCCGGCTGCCCGAGTGGTTCGGCGCCGCGGTCGGTTGA
- a CDS encoding SDR family NAD(P)-dependent oxidoreductase — MIALVTGANRGIGREVARQLADAGHTVFLTARSAEAAAEAARAAGPGAHPLRLDVTSEADITAVARDLTALDVLVNNAAITYDTWQRATDADLDVVREAAETNLYGPWRLTQALLPLLRASPHPRVVNVSSELASLASMGGGTPAYASTKAALNALTRMLAAELGPDRVLVNAVCPGWVATDMGGPGGRPVAEGAASVVWAATLPDDGPTGGFFRDGQPLPW, encoded by the coding sequence ATGATCGCGCTCGTCACCGGCGCCAACCGCGGCATCGGCCGCGAGGTCGCCCGGCAGCTGGCCGACGCGGGCCACACCGTGTTTCTGACGGCCAGATCCGCCGAGGCCGCCGCGGAAGCGGCCCGCGCCGCCGGGCCCGGCGCGCACCCGCTGCGCCTGGACGTCACGTCCGAGGCGGACATCACCGCGGTCGCCCGGGACCTCACCGCCCTGGACGTGCTGGTCAACAACGCGGCGATCACGTACGACACCTGGCAGCGCGCGACCGACGCCGACCTGGACGTCGTACGGGAGGCGGCCGAGACGAATCTCTACGGGCCCTGGCGGCTGACGCAGGCGTTGCTGCCGCTCCTGCGGGCGAGCCCGCACCCGCGGGTCGTCAACGTCTCCAGCGAGCTCGCGTCCCTCGCGTCCATGGGCGGCGGCACCCCCGCGTACGCGTCGACCAAGGCGGCCCTCAACGCCCTCACCCGCATGCTCGCCGCCGAACTGGGCCCCGACCGGGTCCTCGTCAACGCCGTCTGTCCCGGCTGGGTCGCCACCGACATGGGCGGTCCCGGTGGGCGCCCGGTCGCGGAGGGCGCCGCGAGCGTCGTATGGGCGGCGACCCTCCCGGACGACGGCCCGACCGGCGGCTTCTTCCGCGACGGGCAGCCCCTGCCGTGGTAG
- a CDS encoding DUF2516 family protein has translation MLLTAFGGFLSLIFLAMLVLAVVALVMAAVAREDAYRAADKQNKMFWLIILGITVAVNLLVPIIFLQIAGLVATIVFFVDVRPALRQVSGGGRGRRGGSSSDGPYGPYNGGR, from the coding sequence GTGCTGTTGACGGCATTCGGCGGCTTCTTGTCGCTGATCTTCCTTGCCATGCTGGTGCTCGCCGTGGTGGCACTGGTGATGGCAGCGGTGGCCCGCGAAGACGCGTACCGCGCGGCCGACAAGCAGAACAAGATGTTCTGGCTGATCATCCTGGGCATCACGGTGGCCGTGAACCTGCTGGTCCCGATCATCTTCCTGCAGATCGCGGGGCTGGTCGCCACGATCGTCTTCTTCGTGGACGTACGCCCCGCGCTCCGTCAGGTCTCCGGCGGTGGCCGGGGCCGCCGCGGCGGAAGCAGCAGCGACGGTCCGTACGGCCCCTACAACGGAGGCCGCTGA